The stretch of DNA CACCACTGAGGTCACAGAGAAACAGTAGCACTAGGGGAATGTTCCACACACAgcaaggagacagacagagactgacaCATGGCTAACACCAGAGGTAGAGGCTGTCTTCAGTCTTCAAATACGCAAACCCTTCATATAAACAAAGCTCCATCACATATCTGCCAAAAACAATTAACATCAACAACAAATAAGTATTTTATACCTGGTTTAGGCACCTCCAGTCCTCTCTGTTTGTAAAAATCTATCATCCTTGCTCTCTCCACTGCAAAGAAAATAGAGTAAGAACAATATTCATTTAAACTGCCAAACAAAAGATTGACATGGGAAAATGTGAAAAATGGAAGGCTTGTGGATACTTACATTCTTCTAGATGTGGCAGCATCTTGTAAACAATATCTTGCAACTGTCTGTCAGGTCTGTGGAGGTAAAAATACCCACCATACAGTAAGTATTTACATACCTGTGTATAACTGAGTATTAGCCTATAGATCACTATATTCCTTGATAATGGGCCAATGGGAGAGTTATAGTTATCTGCTGCAAAGCGGACTTCTGTACACGTTGTTTCAgtgaaaatgtcagtttattgTGGCCACGTTTTCATTTAAAATGAGTTTGCACTAGGGCTGCACCCATTTAGTCAACTGGTCYattgtttggtcgataggctgttggtcgaccaagatttttttagtTGAGCAGTGGCAAATATATARAAACAAATTATGYCACACgaaacacctgtctgattcacaccTGTCAGAggggactaatccattgtggaggcaggatggcacaccagtatcaccagtagtacatttaccattaattcccataatttctaatctacaatgtttgtttggttacggtaatttctgttaatgcattcaatatattattattattacagtcctaccgttgtcattgtaggagtggacacgCACCTGATTCCGCATATAAAAGTAGACTAGTCTACTTGTTCTGCGCGTAATGTAGACCTATAAAagtgtgcccatttggggatctgatactatttctgattgCCTTAACTCACCATGACTGCAGAGCTCCTCAAACCACCTCTTTTTTTCTCGCCTCAAACAGCaggtaaacaaagtctgtttttacatccattgagaatgacaatagttcctcaacgtagcctatttttttaaatctttccaGCTATCTCCCTTTCGAGTACCACTCAGCATACCAAAATGTTatgctctgatccggtggaaacataaaataggcctacctgattaattCTTATCCCTTGTGCAAAATAGCCTacacctgtgtctgtctgtctggagctcactggcctgggaaactgagggcccagaatattttatacgttgcaagtttgctagcaggAGCTTCAGGCCTGACCATGttaatacaatgtttcaagttccttgcagacaggccatgtgtagccaatgtgatttataggatacttatttttaaatcaggatattttctacctgcgMGCTGCAAAGTTTTGTTGgcttatgtaggctatttttacatattggcaatggcaatagaagttacttttagatttgtatcattttcattatGATAGAATTTGATTAACCACATtacattttgagatatgaagactatTATAAactaaattaaactgttccacgaaaatgtgcatgtGAAAATCATAAccggcacgcagatcggtagaaatggcaCTTCAAATGGTAAAGGTTGCCgaccgctggtgtagcctattaccggcaacttagSAGCATAATGCAGAATCTGRGAAGGCCAGTAGCAGGGGGCAACAggattgatctctggctccctctttagtaatttgtgtcttcatttttaaatcacagtgcttaaagcatcagacaagctcagtagcctagaTATAgctgattttattcaaacatagggTATGTCTATAtatgtaaaaatacatgttttaaaatMTccaccaatcgattggttgaaagaacagacgaTTCTTGGCTAGTTAGTCATCTGTACATTTGTGTCCCTTTGGACTGTGCAGAAGGCAGAGTTGTGCAGAGCGGTTCAGTAGATAAGCGTGTGTGCTTGGAATGGATAAAAGTGGCATCTACTGATAGACACATCAGTACCTGTGCGTCACACCAGGACATTGTGTACCAGGTAACTCCCCAGCAGGGAGGGTAACCATAGAAACYTCACCTTAAAAAGAACACTAATGAGGACAAGCAGAAAAACAACCTTTGATCGCTCTTTTTGAACAACTCTCATAAACAACATGAACCGATGTCTTCAAATTCAAAACCTCTGATACAATTGAACAAAACAAGAGCATGTGTGCTCTTAGACATCAGAGGCAGGCACGCTTACCTTATATTGTACAGTGGTTGTGTCTGGTGGACCACAATGCTGCAATTGGGACACCTGTTGCTGTAGAAGAAGTGCTTCACGATGCAGCTTTTACAAACTGGGAAAGGGAAAACGCATAACAAAGCAGTTATGACTAATGTGATGAGACTGAAGTGACTGCATTCATATTTCAGGAATTTTCATCTCAATCATTGTATCTCACAAGTGTGCAGACACTCTGTTATGGTGGTGGCATCGATGAGGAATCCACAGCAGAGAGCACAGCGGATATATGGGTAGAATTGATTAAGAGGAAGTTCGGGCTGTGAAAAGATGCAAAAACATGCATAATGTCATTCTACATTACAGTGCATCACATTTACAGAGTACAAACCATTGTAACTGCCATGTAACTAACGTTACCATATTCATAACAGTATATTATGACTCGCCACTCTAGCAATATAAGAAACGCTAACGTTAGATATTGCCCAAGTCTCCAGTACTGTACCTCATCCTCGGAGTCAACATTATTGGATGTCCCATCGTGGTCTTCCGAGCCATCGTTGTCAACACTGTTCTGGCGGCTACCATCGGTTGGTGTCGCCTCTTCTGAATTCTGACCGACATTCAAGCAACCTGGTCTTTCGAGTTCCTTGGTCCTGTCCTCCATGTTACTGCAATTTGGGTTGATTTCTACGCCAATAAATTTTTCAATMAATCAATAAATTGATATTCACCTGACCCTGGTCTGTCCGTTGAGGGGCAGtgttgctaacgttagcaagcgtGCTGGCTACGGTTGCAAGTTCAATGAATACACAACGATAACAGTCCTATCTTTACCTTAACGGACTACCTACTAACCACATACGTATTTTAACCATTAACGTTTGCACAAATTAAACTAACGAAACCAAATGTAACAGTTGRtagctagctagctacttttgtTGTCCTTCGACTTTCAGCAACTTCCGGGTTGGCGCCATGGTGGTGAAACTAGCCAATGAAATCCAAGCTGAGCAGAGTCCCCTAGAAATAGAACGTATAGATTGGAGCACAGTTGCTTTCTCTTATCGTGCATCAAATTAAGGAATATTCATGAATATTACATAAATTAATCATTYGAACAgaggtctccaaccctgttcctgtatattttcgctccaaccccagttgtaactaacctggttcagtttatcaACTAGCTATTAGTATTAGGTGTGCTAGATtatggttggagtgaaaacctacaggagggtagctctctaggaatagagttggagagccctggattAGAACATACTTAATAATatgttaattttttaatttttggtTTATTTAAGTTTTATAAAACGTAATCTCCTATAGGTTTACTATTGGTAGCTATACATGGATCTAAATGTATGGATCGGGTGCCGTCAGGCAATGGTCTTTAAAATCTCTAACTATTAATTTGGCCATGCAAGATAAAGGGAAACATGAGGAATGGTTGCATGGCAGTAATATACCCTGACCAGCAGGGAGCACAGAACCCAGCCCTGCAAGCAGAAAAGTCCTCATGGTTTCATATCATATGCCATCAGATAGAAGTTCTTCAGTATTTCACTTGGTTGTTGCATCTCTCATATTTTAAAACAGGGATTCAGTGACTCAATGTATACAGTAATTATTCCTTATGGTGTGTGGTACCATTTGGATTGTGGTTCAACAATTAAAGCCTTCAAATCATATGCAAACTGGTTTATGTACACTTAACATACTGTGTGTCAACTCCTACCTCTACCTTGTCTGCTTTGAGATCACAGTTACTMTGTGAGTGTTCAGGGAGCGTTGTGCTGGAGCATGTTGAGTGGGACATCTCTGAATCTGACAGCAGCAAGTCTGAGCAGCACAGGCATTCATCTCCCTTCTCATTCCTGCCTTCTCAATTCTGCATTCCTGTCCACTATTCAAGTACCATATTTAATTATCATCCATCACCCCTTGGCGCTCCTGatttgtcaatcaccgtattcttatcggcagactcaacagccttcgtATCTCTAATTACTTGCCctgcctggttcactaactacttctcagatagagttcagtgtgtcaaatcgaagggcctgctgtccggcagtctctatgggggtgtcacagggttcaattctcgggccgactcttttctctgtatatatcaatgatgtcgctcttgctgcggatgattctttgatccacctctacccaGATGACACCactctgtatacttctggcccttctttggacactgtgttaataaatctacaaacaagcttcaacgccatacaacactccttccgtggcctccaactgctcttaaatgctagcaaAACGAAATgcctgctcttcaaccgatcgctgcccgcacccgcccgcccgactagcatcactacactggacggttctgacttagaatatgtggacaactataaatacctaggtgtctggctagaccgtaaactatccttccagactcacattaagcatctccaatccaaagttaaatctagaattggcttcctatttcgcaacaaagcctccttcactcatgctgctaaacatacccttttaaaactgaatatcctaccgatccttgacttcggcgatgtaatttacaaaatagcctccaacactctactcagcaaattggatacagtctatcacagtgccatccgttttgtcaccaaagccccatatactacccaccactgcgacctgtatgctctcgttggctggtccttgcaacctattcgtcgccaaacccactggctccaggtcatctataagtctttgctagataaagctctgccttatctcagctcactggtcaccatagcaatacccacccgtagcacatgctccagcaggtatattccagttgtctgctgctaatgactggaacgaattgcaaaaatcactgaaattggagacttatatctccctcactatctttaagcgtcagctgttagagcagcttaccgatcgctgcagctgtacacagcccatctgtaaatagcccatccaaccaactacctacctcatccccatatttgtttttgtttttctgttcctttgcacaccagtatatcTACCTGCACATCCttatctgcacatatatcactccagtgtaaattgtaattacttcgccactattggcctatttactgccttacctccttaTGTCATTTGCACACAKTGTATACRgatttttctattgtgttattgactgtacgattgtttatcccatgtgtaactctgtgttgtttttgtcacaStgctttgctttatcttagccaggtcgcagttgtaaatgagYCCTTGTTCTCAaatggcttacctggttaaataaaggtgaaataaaaaataaaataataattggttGGAGTACGTTAGGATCCAGCTGCACTGATTATGTATGATTGGATACTGGAAAACGCTTAGAACAGTCAAGTCAGGAaggaaaaaatattcaaaaattgAATTCACTACAAAATCATGGTTCAATCTTGGGTCAGAGTTTGTATCCACTGACCATTACACTGAATATTTGAAGATGAAGGTGAAGACAAACTTGAAGACAAGGACAAAATATTATAAATCCAGCCCATCTTGGCTGTGGATATTTAGCATTAATCTATTTTCTGTTCACAGTAGTTCACGATAGTCAAGCAgtacttatactgaacaaaaatataaacgcaacatgcaacaaattcaaagattacagttcatataagcaaaatcagtcaactgaaataaagtcattaggccctaatctatggatttcacatgactgggcaggggcgcagccatgggtgggcctgggagggcataggcctacccacttgggagccaggtccacccactggggaaccaggcKcagccaatcagaattcgatTTTKcctacaaaagggctttattggacATActtgcaaattctctaaaacgatgttggaggcggcttatggtagagaaattaacataacattttCTGGCACSagctctggtggacattcctgcagtcaaaatGCCAAtttcatgctccctcaaaacttgagacatctgtggcattgtgttgtgtgacaaaacagcacattttagagtggcctttattgtcccccGCACAAGKTGtgtctgtgtaatgatcatgctgtttaatcagcttcttgatgtgctacacctgtcagatggatggattatcttgacaaaggataacaTGCTCACTAACYGGGAGGTAAAAAAACATTTGTGCATAGATTGTTTTtagaaataatactttttgtgagtatgggacatttctggcatcttttatttcagctcatgaaacatgggaccaacacttWatgttgcatttatatttttgttcagtgtagttcagtGGATTCAGTGGAGCACAGCTAAGGCCATGCAGGGTCAGCTGAATATACAACATTTGCATGCTTAATGCTAAAGAATGAATGACATCAGAGTTCTCAATATCACGGAAACACTACACTTTATTGAAAGTCAGTTATAATACAAAACAATTCCTTAGAAATAACTTAAAGACTATATATTTAATTGAATTGCGATGGCATTTGCGTCCCTCGGCTTttcaaccatgaaaaacactttaTGACAAATAGTTACACATCATACACATTTTTTGTTTACATTGAACTGTTTATTAATGATAAAACAMAATGCKAGTCCTTTCTACTGCAAAACTGTATCTTTAATGCATTGTTTAAAGAGACTTCGCTAGTCGTGTTAGTATCTTTCCTCATACCTCTCCTCCAGAATCTAATCGAGCATCTGACYCAATTACgtaagattttagttctgggtttctGAGATTACTCATTACACAAAAGATATACAAGGACCTTGAGCATTCCCCTCCAGGAAAAACTCTTCTCTGAGGAGTAGTCTATATTAAAGAAAGTTGTTAGCTATTCACACCCTTTTAGAGTGTTATAATATGGTGTGTCTAAATAAAGTGGCATTAGTGTTAGGCTAATCAATTtaaatgaagagaaattacatTYTGAGCGATTAATCATATAACTTGAGTAAATTAAGGGTTAATGACATTAGATTTGAGCAGCTGTGGTCTCCATTTAAGAAAATCCTCaattacaaaaaatgtgtcaTTTGTATTACCAACATTGCATTGTCTTCCGACAGGTGGGTCACTCCTACGCGATGCTCATCCCTCAACCGACAGTGCAGGCAGAATGGTTGCACTTTCTGACATACGATAATGGCATCATTGGTGTTACTACTCCTAGTGGTGGCACAAGGTTATCGTCAAAATTATTTAAAGTCATTAATCGGCCATATTCATTTATTTAGAATGGGatgtacccaaatacatttaaataaaaacaattaaacaaAAATTAAGCAAATGTCTTCCAAAATGCCATGCCCAAAAGGCACTGCAAATCAAGAATGACCCTGATGTGTTATTTCGAGACAGGGTCACTGTACCCTATGTCATAGCTGGATACTTCATAGGCCCATATTGGCAGCTATGGGCGTAGTATGTGGGTGTCACCTCCATCCAGGTCCTATGTTACTCATCGACCAATCAGAGTGGACACCAGAGTGGACACACATCTTCAATTGGCAACATGGGATGGAGGGTATTCACAGTTTGTCAGTTTGTCCCCCAATATTGTTCTATGAGTTCCACTTTAAAGtcttatctcacacacacatgcagggctCTAACACCTTTAAAGAGTGGAGTTGATTTAAATAGTCTGTCAGAACTAGGATAGGGATATATGGGAGAGGTCAGGATGGAATGCCTGATTCCCTTCACCTGGACCAGGGTGTGATTTTTAGGGGTCGGGCGGTCTGGGAGAGGCAGGTTGGGACTGTAGTTAGTGGTGTTGAGGTGCTGTGGTGgggtccttctctcctctcacacctCCATTGGGCTCTGGGGCCCCTCTGTGCCCTGTGGGGGGTCTGGCTGTAAACGGCAGATAGGTTTGTTGCACATAGGGCAGACACTGCGGATCTCCAGCCATTTTAACAGACACCTGCGTGGGGGCAGAGCGGGGAAGGTATTATATtatagacatacagagagagagagcaagagagagagagaaagagaaagagactgacAGAAAACAGAGGAAAATATTTACAATGTACaaacagtgagcatagccttgctattgggaGAGGCCGCCATCGGCAGACCTGGTTCTCAAGAGAAGAAATGTGTGCCCAATGCCCACAAAAcgtggtggaaactgagctgcaccttCGGACAAATGTATGAGGATATGAgacacacatatttccctcagatttctAGGATccataaagaatttgaaaacaaatcaaatattgaTAAGCTCCCTTATCTGTTGGGTGAAATACCGCAGTGTGCGATCATCGCAGCAATATGTGTGACCTGTGACCTGTTGCGATAAGAAAAGGGCAACCGATGGAGCACAAACACCAAAGTAAATAAAACCTATATTTATCTGGTTACTTATTTCCCCTTGCCATCTGTACTtctactatttgcacattgtaacAACACTGTAGACAGTTAATAATATAACAATTCAGTGAAGGTTAAACTGTACACACCACCCTGCAAATTACTATATAGGCCATTGGCTACTAACATGTCAAACAATCCTCTGAGAGAAGTCATTAgactagggcaggggtgtcaaactcattttgcccctGGGTCCACATTCATTTTTCAATGAGGCggcactgaaaatgtgttatatttcatcgggctatactcggccttgtctcaggatggtaagttggtggttgaagatatccctctagtggtgtgggggctgtgctttggcaaagtgggtggggttatatccttcctgtttggccctgtccggaggtatcatcggatggggccacagtgtctcctgacccctcctgtctcagcctccagtatttatgctgcagtagtttatgtgtcggggggctagggtcagtttgttatatctggagtacttctcctgtcttatccggtgtcctgtgtgaatttaagtatgctctctctaattcggaggacctgagccctaggaccatgcctcaggactacccgacatgatgactccttgctgtccccagtccacctggccgtgctgctgctccagtttcaactgttctgcctgcggctatggaaccctgacctgttcaccggatgtgctacctgtcccagacctgctgttttcaactctctctcgagaccgcaggagcggtagagatactcttaatgatcggctatgaaagccaactgacatttactcccgaggtgctgacttgctgcaccctcgacaactactgtgattattattatttgaccatgctggtcatttatgaacatttgaacatcttggccatgttctgttataatctccacccggcacagccagaagaggactggccacccctcatagcctggttcctctctaggtttcttcctaggttttggcctttctagggagtttttcctagccaccgtgcttctacacctgcattgcttgctgtttggggttttaggctgggtttctgtacagcactttgagatatcagctgatgtaagaagggctatataaataaatttgatttgatttgatcagcgtCGAAATTTGAAAGAAATTGTTTTG from Salvelinus sp. IW2-2015 linkage group LG25, ASM291031v2, whole genome shotgun sequence encodes:
- the pcgf6 gene encoding polycomb group RING finger protein 6 translates to MEDRTKELERPGCLNVGQNSEEATPTDGSRQNSVDNDGSEDHDGTSNNVDSEDEPELPLNQFYPYIRCALCCGFLIDATTITECLHTFCKSCIVKHFFYSNRCPNCSIVVHQTQPLYNIRPDRQLQDIVYKMLPHLEELERARMIDFYKQRGLEVPKPVVASPAVXVLKNQKQRRELLPQSIFTIPPELDVSLQLEFVGAEEGINNYKPLERRYVRVSGEATVRHVELFIRRKMELSPTCQVDVVCGDHLLDRYQSLREVQGSVGDDALQDGILVLHFGLVLPAHM